From Synechococcus sp. A10-1-5-1, a single genomic window includes:
- a CDS encoding bifunctional nuclease family protein, whose protein sequence is MVEMRVAGIALDAASRSPIVLLRDPSGRRQVPIWIDQAQAQNIMAGLSDQTPPRPLSHDLMVELLQAGGLELTKVIVHTIEDSTFRAVLKLQTAGEEELELDARPSDAIALAVRTGSGIWMLEEVVADASIPVDAEADAEDAADFRRFLDGISPAELVRNISQAQAEAERSADQTEEDPG, encoded by the coding sequence ATGGTCGAAATGCGTGTGGCCGGCATTGCCCTTGACGCCGCCAGTCGAAGTCCGATCGTGCTGCTTCGCGATCCGTCGGGGCGCCGTCAGGTCCCGATCTGGATCGACCAGGCCCAAGCCCAAAACATCATGGCGGGGCTCAGCGATCAGACCCCGCCCCGACCCCTGAGCCATGACCTCATGGTGGAACTGCTGCAGGCCGGGGGCCTGGAACTCACCAAGGTGATCGTTCACACCATTGAGGACAGCACCTTTCGCGCCGTGCTCAAACTGCAGACGGCGGGCGAAGAAGAACTCGAGCTCGACGCCCGGCCCAGCGATGCCATTGCCCTGGCCGTCCGCACCGGCAGCGGGATCTGGATGCTGGAGGAAGTGGTGGCCGATGCCTCCATCCCTGTGGATGCGGAAGCCGATGCAGAAGATGCCGCCGATTTCCGTCGCTTCCTCGATGGCATTAGTCCGGCTGAACTGGTGAGGAATATCAGCCAAGCCCAGGCGGAAGCGGAGCGCTCCGCCGACCAAACGGAGGAAGACCCTGGCTGA
- a CDS encoding aldo/keto reductase, which produces MRATTSPQQMAEVLDAALAAGINHIETAPAYGPAEAFLGEALSARRQRHGPEELVITSKLLPEIGFEDGKTQLLGILQRLGLTRLDNLAVHGLNRPDHLDWALKGAGAELLQWALGEGLVTQVGFSSHGELGIIETALASGRFNFCSLHLHWFDQTRLPLAQAALREGIGVLAISPADKGGRLYAPPEQLRADCDPFEPLELAYRFLLDAGISSLTLGAAQASDLALAHRLRSEQGSWLRDSHRQVLERAWEAGQTRLAATACQQCRACLPCPNEVPIPELLRLRNLDLGHGMSAFAQERYNLIGRAGHWWESVNASACEACGDCLPRCPYDLPIPELLAETHQRLAAAPRRRLWG; this is translated from the coding sequence ATGCGGGCCACCACGAGCCCGCAGCAGATGGCGGAAGTGCTCGATGCAGCTCTTGCAGCGGGGATTAACCACATCGAGACCGCCCCGGCCTACGGCCCGGCGGAAGCCTTCCTCGGCGAGGCCCTGAGCGCACGCCGCCAACGGCATGGGCCTGAAGAACTGGTGATCACCAGCAAGCTGCTGCCAGAGATCGGCTTCGAGGATGGAAAGACGCAACTCCTCGGGATCCTCCAGCGCCTAGGCCTGACGCGGCTCGACAACCTGGCGGTTCACGGACTCAACCGCCCTGATCACCTGGATTGGGCCCTCAAGGGAGCTGGAGCCGAGCTACTGCAGTGGGCCCTGGGGGAGGGGCTCGTCACCCAGGTGGGGTTTTCCAGCCACGGTGAGCTAGGGATCATTGAAACGGCGCTTGCCTCAGGCCGCTTCAACTTTTGCAGTCTCCATCTGCACTGGTTTGATCAAACCCGACTCCCCCTCGCCCAGGCGGCCCTGCGGGAGGGAATCGGGGTCCTGGCCATCTCTCCAGCAGATAAAGGGGGCCGCCTCTATGCCCCCCCCGAGCAGCTCCGCGCCGATTGCGATCCCTTTGAGCCCCTGGAATTGGCCTATCGCTTCCTGCTCGATGCGGGCATCTCCAGCTTGACCCTGGGGGCCGCCCAAGCCAGCGACCTAGCCCTCGCACACCGCCTTCGCTCTGAACAGGGAAGCTGGCTGCGGGACAGCCATCGCCAGGTCCTGGAGCGGGCCTGGGAAGCCGGTCAAACCCGTCTGGCTGCAACCGCCTGTCAGCAATGCCGCGCGTGTCTTCCCTGCCCCAATGAGGTGCCGATCCCCGAGCTCCTGCGCCTCCGCAATTTGGACCTGGGCCACGGCATGAGCGCCTTCGCCCAAGAGCGCTACAACCTGATCGGACGCGCTGGGCATTGGTGGGAGAGCGTGAACGCCTCCGCCTGCGAAGCCTGCGGCGATTGCCTGCCCCGCTGTCCCTACGACCTCCCGATTCCGGAGCTGCTCGCGGAGACCCATCAACGGCTGGCTGCTGCACCGCGGCGCAGGCTCTGGGGTTAA